Within Phycisphaerales bacterium, the genomic segment TTTCACCCCCCGGCATGTCATACAGGTATGTACGGCCTCGAGCACCACCGCACAGCCCCGCACGTTGAGCCGCTCTGCCAGCACATCCGCAATCTGCGACGTCAGCCGTTCCTGCACCTGCGGCCGCAGTGCAAAAACATCCACGATCCGCGCCAGCTTGGAGAGGCCAAGCACCTTGCCGCCGGGGATGTACGCAATGTGGGCCTTGCCCTCGAACGGCATGAGGTGGTGTTCGCACATGCTGTTGAAGGCGATATCCCGCAGGACGACCATCTCGTGGTGGTCTTCGTCGAAGACCGCCTGCAAATGCTCGTCGGGGGATTGTC encodes:
- the folE gene encoding GTP cyclohydrolase I FolE, encoding MKTGSEMDLPRIERAVREILAAVGEDPAREGLRDTPARVARMYAELFAGLRQSPDEHLQAVFDEDHHEMVVLRDIAFNSMCEHHLMPFEGKAHIAYIPGGKVLGLSKLARIVDVFALRPQVQERLTSQIADVLAERLNVRGCAVVLEAVHTCMTCRGVKKSGSVMITSALRGMMHTNEATRAEVLSLLHKR